A region of Vigna radiata var. radiata cultivar VC1973A chromosome 6, Vradiata_ver6, whole genome shotgun sequence DNA encodes the following proteins:
- the LOC106764389 gene encoding inactive protein RESTRICTED TEV MOVEMENT 2, which translates to MASRTQPASDLVYEDFQPLYEWVKDERLVNVMLPGFRRDQLRVQVTSKPTLRVTGERLMYQNRYRRFNLELPIQSDYDTDDVTAKFEGSTLSIKFGKRSLNKPTEPATTPSQKIEQQKEDTPKAETKSNGDEVSAAEQKTPQKEETKTNGSSETKEETPAPKAKPVSRTKTRLIDFALGSGNQVDDEVAGDSDAANNKRKKIVKWILLIYAVVAIVALALYAKNAFISNGESDTESFFLEL; encoded by the exons ATGGCTTCAAGAACACAGCCAGCATCTGATCTTGTCTATGAAGACTTTCAACCACTCTATGAATGGGTTAAGGACGAAAGGCTTGTCAACGTAATGCTACCAG GTTTTAGAAGAGATCAACTGAGGGTTCAAGTGACCTCAAAGCCTACCCTAAGGGTAACAGGTGAACGCCTGATGTATCAGAACAGATATCGTCGTTTCAATTTAGAGTTGCCAATTCAGTCTGATTATGACACCGACGATGTCACGGCAAAGTTTGAAGGTTCCACTCTATCAATCAAATTTGGAAAACGCTCACTCAATAAGCCCACTGAACCAGCAACAACTCCATCACAGAAGATTGAACAGCAGAAAGAAGATACCCCAAAAGCAGAAACAAAGAGCAATGGTGATGAAGTCTCTGCAGCAGAGCAGAAGACACCCCAGAAGGAGGAAACCAAGACTAATGGCTCAAGTGAGACGAAGGAAGAAACGCCAGCCCCTAAAGCTAAGCCTGTTTCCAGAACCAAAACTAGGCTCATAGATTTTGCACTGGGTTCTGGAAATCAGGTTGATGACGAAGTGGCTGGAGATTCTGATGCAGCGAATAACAAGCGCAAGAAAATTGTGAAATGGATTCTGCTGATTTATGCGGTTGTGGCCATTGTAGCACTTGCCCTTTATGCTAAAAATGCATTCATATCCAATGGAGAATCAGACACAGAATCGTTCTTCCTAGAGCTGtga
- the LOC106764362 gene encoding protein RESTRICTED TEV MOVEMENT 2 produces the protein MAQSAPNFDYQDFDPYFEWSEDEGSATLIVMLPGFAKEQLRVQVTSTPLLRINGERQILENKRRRFSREFSIPPYCDTNDVSAKFEGGVLTIRFPKLITLARAQPQIAPISQKEKEQAEEDHADKQESLQKDKEPTDDEKEERKTEGARENEAISDEKEKGEKKEEEEAPKEVAEKKVRTDVPETTQEQKPKARITQRLKTRVLDFTVSLRSVEDQDVKQGFGGNKYANLIKKPKILMNIGVMILLVMVLGLYVKNAFKTSSSSSSSSGGPEYEKFKEF, from the exons ATGGCACAATCAGCACCTAATTTTGATTACCAAGATTTTGATCCTTATTTTGAATGGTCTGAAGATGAAGGAAGTGCCACCCTCATTGTAATGCTGCCAG GATTCGCAAAAGAACAACTAAGGGTTCAAGTGACTTCAACTCCTCTGCTAAGGATCAATGGGGAACGACAGATTCTTGAGAACAAGCGTCGTCGTTTTTCTAGAGAGTTCTCCATTCCTCCATATTGTGACACCAATGATGTGAGTGCTAAGTTTGAGGGTGGTGTTCTAACCATCAGGTTTCCAAAGCTGATCACCCTTGCTAGGGCACAGCCACAGATAGCTCCAATTTCTCAGAAAGAGAAAGAACAAGCAGAAGAAGATCATGCAGACAAGCAAGAGTCACTGCAGAAAGATAAAGAACCAACAGatgatgaaaaagaagagagaaaaacagAAGGGGCTAGAGAAAATGAAGCAATCAgtgatgagaaagaaaagggtgagaagaaggaagaagaagaggcacCTAAAGAGGTTGCTGAAAAGAAGGTGAGGACTGATGTGCCAGAAACAACACAAGAACAGAAGCCAAAAGCTAGGATAACTCAGAGACTGAAAACTAGGGTTTTAGATTTCACTGTGAGTTTGAGATCAGTGGAAGACCAAGATGTTAAGCAAGGGTTTGGTGGTAATAAGTATGCTAACCTGATTAAGAAGCCAAAGATATTGATGAACATTGGTGTGATGATCTTATTGGTTATGGTGCTAGGGTTGTATGTGAAAAATGCATTCAagacatcatcatcatcatcatcatcatcgggAGGACCAGAATATGAGAAATTCAAGGAATTTTAA